The following proteins are co-located in the Triticum aestivum cultivar Chinese Spring chromosome 1A, IWGSC CS RefSeq v2.1, whole genome shotgun sequence genome:
- the LOC123081940 gene encoding uncharacterized protein: MAGGCKAAIGCVDARVPVRASYVSLYKWPESDAEFVRSVAMARRHRQHPDSPAAAAAGCYGGGSASMRRGAGVDVGGDSPRVVDSYSCRQMYLRSYTFSTRKETVPERTMACLGRVRERAAVFPSFLPHRGGGGGSDAGSSFGSSSGGGCQYSGRDQDGRRGTTTGGSNGRRKRRRKKKGCAVVRRLQEASCGAVRAIFRRLLACTTTVDVEVAEPPPGR; the protein is encoded by the coding sequence ATGGCGGGCGGGTGCAAGGCGGCGATCGGGTGCGTGGACGCGCGCGTGCCGGTGCGGGCCAGCTACGTCAGCCTCTACAAGTGGCCCGAGTCCGACGCCGAGTTCGTCCGGTCCGTCGCCATGGCGCGGCGCCACCGCCAGCACCCGGACAgccccgctgccgctgccgccgggtGCTACGGCGGCGGCAGCGCCAGCATGCGCCGCGGGGCTGGCGTCGATGTCGGTGGAGACAGCCCGCGGGTGGTGGACAGCTACTCGTGCCGCCAGATGTACCTCCGCAGCTACACCTTCTCGACGCGGAAGGAGACCGTGCCCGAGCGCACCATGGCGTGCCTCGGCCGCGTCCGGGAGCGCGCCGCCGTCTTCCCCAGCTTCCTCCCgcaccggggcggcggcggcgggtccgaCGCCGGAAGCTCGTTCGGCAGCTCGAGCGGCGGTGGATGCCAGTACTCCGGGAGGGATCAAGACGGGCGCCGCGGGACTACGACCGGCGGCAGCAACGggaggaggaagcggaggaggaagaagaaggggtgcGCCGTGGTGAGGAGGCTGCAGGAGGCGTCGTGCGGCGCGGTGCGGGCCATCTTCCGCCGCCTGCTCGCCTGCACCACCACCGTCGACGTCGAGGTCGCCGAGCCGCCGCCCGGCCGGTGA